The proteins below come from a single Bombus fervidus isolate BK054 chromosome 15, iyBomFerv1, whole genome shotgun sequence genomic window:
- the LOC139994886 gene encoding uncharacterized protein → MASTSQQYCLRWNNHRSNLLTVFDELLQNEAFTDVTLAVDGGASVKCHKMVLAACSSYFQTLFIDLPCKHPIVVLKDVKYSEIKAILEYMYRGEVNVAQEQLAGLLKVAEVLKVKGLVEENGSQGRREEVETSMSPPPAISTSTTSSAAHSSDHTSPPHSTGTTYDIYGKSPADRSSRLPLPMWPLPGIPITHSSSSHQTATHQHSAMLSGSSSILTGFETSPLKRRKLSNMLMNRDTPILRTVLGQGHADSSQGIPLLHPDSHENQFRSNSNGSSNENDRRSSTDVVHGDPAHSPYTDVSIMDEDDKQASPQSYIPDIKPGMVNYVPAQKPEWKRYKQYTRDDIMSAIEAVRSGMSALQAARKYGVPSRTLYDKVKKLGITTSRPFKRGSNGSGACFPYGIGGNANGNIYSGALSENENESGSVIEGSGSLLDAYKSRDGLVDREMLDVSRCTSSPTVHSVKQQNNEDQVEDLSISRKSDVRVIVPPPSVIKDEEDIGSDSCSHN, encoded by the exons ATGGCGAGTACCTCGCAGCAGTACTGTTTGCGCTGGAATAATCATCGTTCTAATTTACTGACAGTGTTCGATGAGTTGCTGCAAAATGAGGCATTCACTGACGTGACTTTGGCAGTTGACGGAGGTGCGTCTGTCAAATGCCACAAGATGGTCCTAGCAGCATGTTCCTCCTACTTCCAAACTCTGTTCATTGACTTACCATGCAAGCATCCTATCGTCGTATTGAAAGACGTGAAGTATTCTGAGATCAAAGCCATCCTGGAGTATATGTACCGAGGCGAAGTCAACGTGGCTCAAGAGCAATTGGCTGGGTTATTAAAAGTCGCAGAAGTACTAAAGGTGAAGGGGTTGGTTGAAGAAAATGGCTCCCAGGGTCGTCGTGAAGAGGTTGAGACCTCTATGTCACCTCCACCGGCCATAAGCACCAGTACAACCAGCAGCGCAGCTCACAGTAGTGATCACACGTCTCCTCCACATTCCACGGGGACTACTTACGATATTTATGGCAAATCACCAGCTGATAGAAGTAGCCGTTTACCGCTGCCAATGTGGCCTCTGCCAGGGATTCCCATCACTCATTCTAGCTCCAGTCACCAGACGGCGACACATCAACATTCTGCCATGTTAAGCGGGTCATCATCCATTTTAACCGGTTTTGAGACTTCTCCATTGAAACGCAGGAAACTCTCAAATATGTTAATGAACAGAGACACACCGATTCTCAGAACGGTACTGGGTCAAGGTCACGCGGATAGTTCCCAAGGGATTCCCCTCCTACACCCGGATAGCCACGAAAATCAGTTCAGAAGCAACAGTAATGGCTCCTCGAATGAGAATGACAGACGCAGTAGTACGGATGTAGTTCATGGAGATCCTGCGCATAGTCCTTATACTGATGTGTCTATAATGGATGAAGACGATAAGCAAGCATCGCCACAGTCATATATTCCAGACATTAAACCAg GGATGGTTAACTACGTACCAGCGCAAAAGCCAGAATGGAAACGGTACAAGCAATACACGAGGGACGACATAATGTCTGCGATCGAGGCAGTACGTTCGGGAATGAGTGCCCTCCAGGCGGCACGTAAGTATGGAGTACCCTCTCGAACTCTTTACGATAAGGTGAAAAAGCTAGGAATCACGACATCACGACCATTTAAACGTGGCTCGAATGGTAGTGGCGCCTGTTTTCCTTATGGAATCGGTGGTAACGCAAATGGCAACATCTACAGCGGTGCCCTCTCGGAAAACGAGAACGAGAGTGGCAGTGTGATCGAAGGTTCTGGATCTCTCCTCGATGCGTATAAGTCGAGAGACGGTCTTGTAGACCGGGAGATGTTGGACGTCAGTCGTTGTACCTCTAGCCCCACAGTGCATTCCGTGAAACAGCAGAACAACGAAGATCAGGTCGAAGATCTCTCTATAAGTCGTAAGTCGGATGTTCGTGTGATAGTCCCTCCACCCTCAGTGATCAAGGACGAGGAGGATATTGGCTCTGATTCGTGTAGTCACAATTAA
- the LOC139994888 gene encoding uncharacterized protein isoform X2: MRPRIAKFPRPVSSSRLIVGPPSESTCSLVLPVCGHIGILAAARDVFLDAEACALKTLELMYCRAQICIYYLLWTATLTLEQETSTAKNWDCPAECICLSPKQVLCNTGGLKDIPTQQLPQTVEELSLTKNNFPVIKGDAFAGLRVLRKLTMDGNNISTIRPFAFRGLSKLRELSIQHTPLPFIEKFSFAALQNVSLLLLANNKIRYIEGYSFAGTSNVRLILLSNNPLLRIQSHAFSGLTNVVRLIFPSGIRTIEPDAFDGLQYIGLLKLTYMDLSSLQSYTFRGLSYVQSLNIQESDLGIVEKDAFTGLTHVDRLNIVNNKIDLIEKLFLRYENNIDMLRFHGNHVLEAPRHVKDINLEVNSISAIDNHFPCDCQAHNVLDSDFVNGTVSEFQKRNYCISPIEYNGKHMDLVDFGLVARCYDNVVQDNLGSGVVGIFTLPTTLFLILLFPMNLFQ, encoded by the exons ATGCGGCCACGGATTGCGAAATTTCCCCGGCCCGTTTCGTCCTCCCGGTTAATCGTAGGACCTCCATCCGAGTCAACCTGCTCTCTTGTCCTTCCTGTTTGCG GACACATTGGAATATTGGCAGCTGCTCGCGACGTTTTCCTGGATGCTGAGGCATGCGCCCTAAAAACTCTGGAATTGATGTATTGCAGAGCGCAG ATCTGCATTTATTACCTGCTGTGGACAGCGACGCTTACCTTAGAACAGGAAACCAGTACCGCGAAAAATTGGGACTGCCCTGCAGAATGCATTTGCCTATCTCCGAAGCAG GTTCTCTGCAATACAGGTGGGTTAAAAGACATTCCTACGCAGCAGCTGCCACAAACAGTGGAGGAACTCTCCCTGACAAAGAACAACTTCCCGGTAATAAAAGGCGACGCATTCGCCGGCTTGAGAGTGCTGCGAAAGCTGACGATGGATGGTAACAACATCTCAACCATACGTCCATTCGCATTTCGAGGGTTGAGCAAGTTACGTGAACTCTCCATTCAACACACGCCTCTACCATTCATCGAGAAATTCTCTTTCGCCGCTCTACAAAACGTATCATTATTGTTATTGGCGAACAACAAGATACGATACATCGAAGGCTACTCATTCGCCGGGACCTCCAATGTCCGTTTAATTCTATTGAGCAATAACCCGTTGCTCAGAATTCAAAGCCACGCGTTTTCAGGCTTAACGAACGTGGTTCGCCTGATATTCCCGTCAGGAATAAGAACCATCGAGCCGGACGCATTCGATGGCCTCCAGTATATTGGTCTCCTAAAGTTGACCTACATGGACCTGTCTTCCCTTCAATCTTACACATTCCGTGGCTTGTCCTATGTGCAGTCGTTGAACATTCAGGAAAGCGATTTGGGCATCGTCGAGAAGGATGCCTTCACTGGGCTCACCCACGTTGATCGACTGAATATCGTAAATAACAAGATCGACCTGATCGAGAAATTGTTTCTGCGATATGAAAACAATATAGATATGTTAAGATTCCATGGGAATCACGTATTGGAGGCGCCTCGACATGTCAAAGACATCAACCTGGAAGTGAATTCTATCAGCGCCATTGATAACCACTTTCCCTGCGACTGCCAGGCTCACAATGTACTGGACAGCGATTTTGTCAATGGCACTGTTAGCGAATTTCAGAAGAGAAATTATTGTATCTCGCCAATCGAGTACAACGGGAAACACATGGACCTAGTAGACTTCGGACTAGTCGCCAGATGCTACGACAACGTCGTGCAGGATAACCTGGGTTCCGGTGTCGTTGGGATCTTCACTCTGCCAACCACTCTGTTCCTCATTCTTCTGTTCCCCATGAATTTATTCCAGTGA
- the LOC139994888 gene encoding uncharacterized protein isoform X1, which produces MRPRIAKFPRPVSSSRLIVGPPSESTCSLVLPVCGCVCVEIFFFSGTWCFSGHIGILAAARDVFLDAEACALKTLELMYCRAQICIYYLLWTATLTLEQETSTAKNWDCPAECICLSPKQVLCNTGGLKDIPTQQLPQTVEELSLTKNNFPVIKGDAFAGLRVLRKLTMDGNNISTIRPFAFRGLSKLRELSIQHTPLPFIEKFSFAALQNVSLLLLANNKIRYIEGYSFAGTSNVRLILLSNNPLLRIQSHAFSGLTNVVRLIFPSGIRTIEPDAFDGLQYIGLLKLTYMDLSSLQSYTFRGLSYVQSLNIQESDLGIVEKDAFTGLTHVDRLNIVNNKIDLIEKLFLRYENNIDMLRFHGNHVLEAPRHVKDINLEVNSISAIDNHFPCDCQAHNVLDSDFVNGTVSEFQKRNYCISPIEYNGKHMDLVDFGLVARCYDNVVQDNLGSGVVGIFTLPTTLFLILLFPMNLFQ; this is translated from the exons ATGCGGCCACGGATTGCGAAATTTCCCCGGCCCGTTTCGTCCTCCCGGTTAATCGTAGGACCTCCATCCGAGTCAACCTGCTCTCTTGTCCTTCCTGTTTGC GGATGTGTGTGTGttgagatattttttttttctgggACTTGGTGTTTTTCAGGACACATTGGAATATTGGCAGCTGCTCGCGACGTTTTCCTGGATGCTGAGGCATGCGCCCTAAAAACTCTGGAATTGATGTATTGCAGAGCGCAG ATCTGCATTTATTACCTGCTGTGGACAGCGACGCTTACCTTAGAACAGGAAACCAGTACCGCGAAAAATTGGGACTGCCCTGCAGAATGCATTTGCCTATCTCCGAAGCAG GTTCTCTGCAATACAGGTGGGTTAAAAGACATTCCTACGCAGCAGCTGCCACAAACAGTGGAGGAACTCTCCCTGACAAAGAACAACTTCCCGGTAATAAAAGGCGACGCATTCGCCGGCTTGAGAGTGCTGCGAAAGCTGACGATGGATGGTAACAACATCTCAACCATACGTCCATTCGCATTTCGAGGGTTGAGCAAGTTACGTGAACTCTCCATTCAACACACGCCTCTACCATTCATCGAGAAATTCTCTTTCGCCGCTCTACAAAACGTATCATTATTGTTATTGGCGAACAACAAGATACGATACATCGAAGGCTACTCATTCGCCGGGACCTCCAATGTCCGTTTAATTCTATTGAGCAATAACCCGTTGCTCAGAATTCAAAGCCACGCGTTTTCAGGCTTAACGAACGTGGTTCGCCTGATATTCCCGTCAGGAATAAGAACCATCGAGCCGGACGCATTCGATGGCCTCCAGTATATTGGTCTCCTAAAGTTGACCTACATGGACCTGTCTTCCCTTCAATCTTACACATTCCGTGGCTTGTCCTATGTGCAGTCGTTGAACATTCAGGAAAGCGATTTGGGCATCGTCGAGAAGGATGCCTTCACTGGGCTCACCCACGTTGATCGACTGAATATCGTAAATAACAAGATCGACCTGATCGAGAAATTGTTTCTGCGATATGAAAACAATATAGATATGTTAAGATTCCATGGGAATCACGTATTGGAGGCGCCTCGACATGTCAAAGACATCAACCTGGAAGTGAATTCTATCAGCGCCATTGATAACCACTTTCCCTGCGACTGCCAGGCTCACAATGTACTGGACAGCGATTTTGTCAATGGCACTGTTAGCGAATTTCAGAAGAGAAATTATTGTATCTCGCCAATCGAGTACAACGGGAAACACATGGACCTAGTAGACTTCGGACTAGTCGCCAGATGCTACGACAACGTCGTGCAGGATAACCTGGGTTCCGGTGTCGTTGGGATCTTCACTCTGCCAACCACTCTGTTCCTCATTCTTCTGTTCCCCATGAATTTATTCCAGTGA
- the Nd-39 gene encoding NADH:ubiquinone oxidoreductase subunit 39, which yields MINMAAWIPKVVRVTKNQNAGPVTYAVQSYDYSSQPRLIKNPTTAKLKRGTGGRSSFNGIVCTIFGCSGFIGNSLSIRLGKIGTQLILPHRCDPYHIRELKVGGDLGQVYYHPFDLKDEESIIRTIKYSNVVVNLIGQSYETSNFSFNDVHIEGARTLARLAKKCNVERFIHMSCLNAEEKPRPMMIQDGSKILKSKWRGELAVREEFPEATIVRPSVIYGRMDRFVYHYMTSDRTTFEFIPLWHKGEDTEKYPVYIHDVISGLVTIIRNPDTAGKTYQFVGSQSYKLKDIVNMMFDIKMKYVGNNMVVSDMKFNPYFWMKVAFAELIAPIHRTIDLSWEILECHHATDKIDPNLPTLEDLGITPTDFKKAIAWEVEPYIINRLEVEDLQGGVPPEVKSVPK from the exons ATGATAAATATGGCGGCTTGGATTCCCAAAGTCGTACGGGTGACAA AGAATCAAAATGCGGGCCCTGTCACTTATGCAGTACAGAGCTACGATTATTCTTCACAACCACGGCTTATTAAAAATCCTACTACAGCCAAATTGAAAAGGGGTACTGGTGGTCGTAGCTCCTTCAATGGTATAGTTTGTACAATATTTGGATGTAGTGGTTTTATTGGAAATTCCTTAAGTATTAGGCTAGGGAAAATTGGAACTCAG CTCATTCTTCCACATAGATGTGATCCATATCACATAAGAGAGTTGAAAGTAGGTGGAGATCTTGGACAAGTTTACTATCATCCATTTGATCTCAAAGATGAGGAATCAATAATCAGgactataaaatattccaatgtTGTTGTTAATTTGATTGGTCAAAGTTATGAGACCTCAAATTTCAGTTTTAATGATGTGCATATAGAAGGAGCAAGAACATTGGCCAGACTTGCCAAGAAATGCAATGTGGAGCGTTTTATTCACATGTCGTGCTTAAATGCAGAAGAGAAACCTAGA CCAATGATGATACAAGATGGttcgaagatattaaaatcaaaatggAGAGGTGAACTCGCAGTGAGAGAAGAATTCCCAGAAGCTACTATAGTTCGACCATCAGTTATATATGGACGCATGGATAGATTTGTCTATCATTATATGACTTCAGATAGAACGACCTTCGAATT CATACCATTATGGCACAAAGGAGAAGATACTGAAAAGTATCCAGTGTACATTCATGACGTAATTTCAGGCCTTGTGACGATAATAAGGAATCCTGACACTGCTGGTAAAACTTATCAATTTGTTGG TTCACAAAGttacaaattaaaagatatagtTAATATGATGTTTGATATCAAAATGAAATACGTCGGAAATAACATGGTGGTATCAGATATGAAGTTTAACCCATACTTTTGGATGAAAGTTGCATTTGCAGAATTAATCGCTCCAATACATCGTACTATAGATTTATCGTGGGAAATATTGGAATGT CATCATGCCACTGATAAGATAGACCCAAATTTACCAACTTTGGAAGATTTAGGAATAACGCCGACTGATTTTAAAAAAGCAATAGCATGGGAAGTTGAACCATATATAATCAACAGACTTGAGGTTGAAGACTTACAGGGAGGTGTCCCTCCTGAAGTAAAGTCTGTACCAAAATAA
- the Xit gene encoding ALG6/ALG8 family glucosyltransferase xit isoform X2, translating into MMDISSNKNTFAPKKVQKMNSTLEEWDANKIVFRVLLLVSCLKVLLMPTYHSTDFEVHRNWLAITHSLPLKEWYMNANSQWTLDYPPLFAWFEYFLSHIARLIDHNMLKVENLNYASSNTILFQRGTVIFFDLVYAYGVKEVGKVFCTSFDEYVIFIVFSLCNMGLLLVDHVHFQYNGFLLGILLLAIANVSKINKQAILFGTLWFALLLNLKHIYLYVAPAFLVWLLRSYCMNGGSFFRRLYMLGSIVIITLIISFGPFASQLPQIISRLFPFKRGLVHAYWAANAWALYIGIDKIASLILKQLGWLKVTRSAVMTGGLVQEQSFLILPTPTPIVTFLLTIFTMMPALYCLLCKKEYMNSKQFVRCLVLCVLCSFMFGWHVHEKAILTAIIPLCVLAATDKNDARIYLILSSAGHTALLPLLYPSNLTPLKILVLLVFMTAGFLAFSQKFNVNFLYFYEYIYVINLPVLTVYETIIHKLIFGEKLPFLPLALTSLYCAIGVTYSWVVYYYMFLRYSKINNHKDKIQ; encoded by the exons ATGATGGACATTTcgagtaataaaaatacttttgcaCCGAAAAAGGTGCAAAAAATGAATTCAACATTGGAGGAATGGGACGCaaacaaaattgtttttcGTGTATTACTACTCGTCTCGTGCCTCAAAGTACTTCTAATGCCTACGTA TCATTCCACAGATTTTGAAGTTCACCGCAACTGGCTTGCCATAACACATAGTTTGCCACTCAAAGAATGGTACATGAATGCCAATTCACAATGGACCTTGGATTATCCACCATTGTTTGCATGGTTTGAATACTTTCTCAGTCATATAGCAAGACTCATAGATCATAATATGCTTAAGgttgaaaatctaaattatgcATCCTCCAATACTATCCTTTTCCAAAGAGGCactgttatattttttgatttaGTATATGCTTATGGAGTTAAAGA AGTTGGCAAAGTATTTTGTACATCCTTTGATGAATATGTGATCTTCAtagttttttctttatgtaatATGGGATTACTCCTAGTGGATCATGTACATTTTCAATACAATGGATTCTTACTTGGTATTCTTCTACTTGCTATTGCAAatgtttctaaaataaataaacag GCTATCTTATTTGGAACTCTGTGGTTTgctttgttattaaatttaaaacatatttatttgtacGTGGCACCAGCATTTCTAGTCTGGCTACTGAGATCATATTGCATGAATGGAGGTTCATTCTTTAGACGTTTGTACATGCTTGGAAGCAtagttattattactttaataatttcttttggcCCATTTGCCTCACAGTTACCTCAG ATAATTTCAAGACTCTTCCCATTCAAAAGGGGTTTAGTACATGCATACTGGGCAGCAAATGCTTGGGCATTATATATAGGTATAGATAAAATAGcatctttaattttaaagCAATTAGGATGGTTAAAAGTTACAAGATCAGCAGTTATGACTGGTGGTTTAGTGCAAGaacaatcatttttaattctaccaaCTCCTACACCAATTGTAACATTTCTATTAACTATTTTCACTATGATG CCTGCATTATACTGCTTATTATGTAAAAAAGAGTATATGAATTCAAAGCAGTTTGTACGATGTTTAGTTCTCTGTGTTTTGTGTTCTTTCATGTTTGGTTGGCATGTACATGAGAAAGCTATTTTAACTGCTATTATACCACTTTG tGTACTAGCAGCAACTGATAAGAATGATGctagaatttatttaattttaagcaGCGCAGGACACACTGCCCTTTTACCCTTACTTTATCCAAGTAATTTAACTCCATTAAAGATTTTGGTACTTTTGGTATTTATGACTGCAGGTTTTCTAGCTTTCTCTCAAAAGTTCAATGTaaactttctttatttttatgaatatatatatgttattaatttgcCGGTATTAACAGTGTATGAAACCATTATACACAAATTAATATTCGGTGAAAAATTACCGTTTTTGCCTCTAGCTCTTACTTCGTTATATTGCGCCATAGGAGTAACTTATTCTTGGGTGGTTTATTACTATATGTTCTTGCGatatagtaaaattaataatcataaagataaaatacaataa
- the Xit gene encoding ALG6/ALG8 family glucosyltransferase xit isoform X1, with product MMDISSNKNTFAPKKVQKMNSTLEEWDANKIVFRVLLLVSCLKVLLMPTYHSTDFEVHRNWLAITHSLPLKEWYMNANSQWTLDYPPLFAWFEYFLSHIARLIDHNMLKVENLNYASSNTILFQRGTVIFFDLVYAYGVKEVGKVFCTSFDEYVIFIVFSLCNMGLLLVDHVHFQYNGFLLGILLLAIANVSKINKQKAILFGTLWFALLLNLKHIYLYVAPAFLVWLLRSYCMNGGSFFRRLYMLGSIVIITLIISFGPFASQLPQIISRLFPFKRGLVHAYWAANAWALYIGIDKIASLILKQLGWLKVTRSAVMTGGLVQEQSFLILPTPTPIVTFLLTIFTMMPALYCLLCKKEYMNSKQFVRCLVLCVLCSFMFGWHVHEKAILTAIIPLCVLAATDKNDARIYLILSSAGHTALLPLLYPSNLTPLKILVLLVFMTAGFLAFSQKFNVNFLYFYEYIYVINLPVLTVYETIIHKLIFGEKLPFLPLALTSLYCAIGVTYSWVVYYYMFLRYSKINNHKDKIQ from the exons ATGATGGACATTTcgagtaataaaaatacttttgcaCCGAAAAAGGTGCAAAAAATGAATTCAACATTGGAGGAATGGGACGCaaacaaaattgtttttcGTGTATTACTACTCGTCTCGTGCCTCAAAGTACTTCTAATGCCTACGTA TCATTCCACAGATTTTGAAGTTCACCGCAACTGGCTTGCCATAACACATAGTTTGCCACTCAAAGAATGGTACATGAATGCCAATTCACAATGGACCTTGGATTATCCACCATTGTTTGCATGGTTTGAATACTTTCTCAGTCATATAGCAAGACTCATAGATCATAATATGCTTAAGgttgaaaatctaaattatgcATCCTCCAATACTATCCTTTTCCAAAGAGGCactgttatattttttgatttaGTATATGCTTATGGAGTTAAAGA AGTTGGCAAAGTATTTTGTACATCCTTTGATGAATATGTGATCTTCAtagttttttctttatgtaatATGGGATTACTCCTAGTGGATCATGTACATTTTCAATACAATGGATTCTTACTTGGTATTCTTCTACTTGCTATTGCAAatgtttctaaaataaataaacag AAGGCTATCTTATTTGGAACTCTGTGGTTTgctttgttattaaatttaaaacatatttatttgtacGTGGCACCAGCATTTCTAGTCTGGCTACTGAGATCATATTGCATGAATGGAGGTTCATTCTTTAGACGTTTGTACATGCTTGGAAGCAtagttattattactttaataatttcttttggcCCATTTGCCTCACAGTTACCTCAG ATAATTTCAAGACTCTTCCCATTCAAAAGGGGTTTAGTACATGCATACTGGGCAGCAAATGCTTGGGCATTATATATAGGTATAGATAAAATAGcatctttaattttaaagCAATTAGGATGGTTAAAAGTTACAAGATCAGCAGTTATGACTGGTGGTTTAGTGCAAGaacaatcatttttaattctaccaaCTCCTACACCAATTGTAACATTTCTATTAACTATTTTCACTATGATG CCTGCATTATACTGCTTATTATGTAAAAAAGAGTATATGAATTCAAAGCAGTTTGTACGATGTTTAGTTCTCTGTGTTTTGTGTTCTTTCATGTTTGGTTGGCATGTACATGAGAAAGCTATTTTAACTGCTATTATACCACTTTG tGTACTAGCAGCAACTGATAAGAATGATGctagaatttatttaattttaagcaGCGCAGGACACACTGCCCTTTTACCCTTACTTTATCCAAGTAATTTAACTCCATTAAAGATTTTGGTACTTTTGGTATTTATGACTGCAGGTTTTCTAGCTTTCTCTCAAAAGTTCAATGTaaactttctttatttttatgaatatatatatgttattaatttgcCGGTATTAACAGTGTATGAAACCATTATACACAAATTAATATTCGGTGAAAAATTACCGTTTTTGCCTCTAGCTCTTACTTCGTTATATTGCGCCATAGGAGTAACTTATTCTTGGGTGGTTTATTACTATATGTTCTTGCGatatagtaaaattaataatcataaagataaaatacaataa
- the Xit gene encoding ALG6/ALG8 family glucosyltransferase xit isoform X3, producing the protein MNANSQWTLDYPPLFAWFEYFLSHIARLIDHNMLKVENLNYASSNTILFQRGTVIFFDLVYAYGVKEVGKVFCTSFDEYVIFIVFSLCNMGLLLVDHVHFQYNGFLLGILLLAIANVSKINKQKAILFGTLWFALLLNLKHIYLYVAPAFLVWLLRSYCMNGGSFFRRLYMLGSIVIITLIISFGPFASQLPQIISRLFPFKRGLVHAYWAANAWALYIGIDKIASLILKQLGWLKVTRSAVMTGGLVQEQSFLILPTPTPIVTFLLTIFTMMPALYCLLCKKEYMNSKQFVRCLVLCVLCSFMFGWHVHEKAILTAIIPLCVLAATDKNDARIYLILSSAGHTALLPLLYPSNLTPLKILVLLVFMTAGFLAFSQKFNVNFLYFYEYIYVINLPVLTVYETIIHKLIFGEKLPFLPLALTSLYCAIGVTYSWVVYYYMFLRYSKINNHKDKIQ; encoded by the exons ATGAATGCCAATTCACAATGGACCTTGGATTATCCACCATTGTTTGCATGGTTTGAATACTTTCTCAGTCATATAGCAAGACTCATAGATCATAATATGCTTAAGgttgaaaatctaaattatgcATCCTCCAATACTATCCTTTTCCAAAGAGGCactgttatattttttgatttaGTATATGCTTATGGAGTTAAAGA AGTTGGCAAAGTATTTTGTACATCCTTTGATGAATATGTGATCTTCAtagttttttctttatgtaatATGGGATTACTCCTAGTGGATCATGTACATTTTCAATACAATGGATTCTTACTTGGTATTCTTCTACTTGCTATTGCAAatgtttctaaaataaataaacag AAGGCTATCTTATTTGGAACTCTGTGGTTTgctttgttattaaatttaaaacatatttatttgtacGTGGCACCAGCATTTCTAGTCTGGCTACTGAGATCATATTGCATGAATGGAGGTTCATTCTTTAGACGTTTGTACATGCTTGGAAGCAtagttattattactttaataatttcttttggcCCATTTGCCTCACAGTTACCTCAG ATAATTTCAAGACTCTTCCCATTCAAAAGGGGTTTAGTACATGCATACTGGGCAGCAAATGCTTGGGCATTATATATAGGTATAGATAAAATAGcatctttaattttaaagCAATTAGGATGGTTAAAAGTTACAAGATCAGCAGTTATGACTGGTGGTTTAGTGCAAGaacaatcatttttaattctaccaaCTCCTACACCAATTGTAACATTTCTATTAACTATTTTCACTATGATG CCTGCATTATACTGCTTATTATGTAAAAAAGAGTATATGAATTCAAAGCAGTTTGTACGATGTTTAGTTCTCTGTGTTTTGTGTTCTTTCATGTTTGGTTGGCATGTACATGAGAAAGCTATTTTAACTGCTATTATACCACTTTG tGTACTAGCAGCAACTGATAAGAATGATGctagaatttatttaattttaagcaGCGCAGGACACACTGCCCTTTTACCCTTACTTTATCCAAGTAATTTAACTCCATTAAAGATTTTGGTACTTTTGGTATTTATGACTGCAGGTTTTCTAGCTTTCTCTCAAAAGTTCAATGTaaactttctttatttttatgaatatatatatgttattaatttgcCGGTATTAACAGTGTATGAAACCATTATACACAAATTAATATTCGGTGAAAAATTACCGTTTTTGCCTCTAGCTCTTACTTCGTTATATTGCGCCATAGGAGTAACTTATTCTTGGGTGGTTTATTACTATATGTTCTTGCGatatagtaaaattaataatcataaagataaaatacaataa